One segment of Longimicrobium sp. DNA contains the following:
- a CDS encoding helix-turn-helix domain-containing protein, protein MANRIRKVELTDSERGVLEERSRSQTLPQREVERARIVLMSAAGKTNAEIQSALSVSRTKVQRWLDRYEESGSV, encoded by the coding sequence ATGGCAAATCGCATCCGAAAAGTGGAGCTCACCGACAGTGAGCGAGGCGTTCTGGAAGAGCGGTCGCGCTCGCAGACGCTACCGCAGCGGGAAGTCGAGCGCGCTCGCATCGTGTTGATGTCTGCGGCAGGCAAGACCAACGCCGAGATCCAGTCTGCGCTGAGCGTATCCCGCACCAAGGTGCAGCGCTGGCTGGACCGGTACGAGGAGAGCGGCAGCGTC